Proteins co-encoded in one Acidisarcina sp. genomic window:
- a CDS encoding sigma 54-interacting transcriptional regulator: MEPPSSHSQILGRSTAIRRLLEQIERAVPHLRVGAIEGEAGTGKSMVARSLHECGPASHGPLLAMHSSVFDPSKIPASGGLVWLQRVDEMPANRQAMLLHFLRCRESFTLEPTPIPLQVVVSSTRSLRALVAAGSLMPDLAYRLTAVRFYLPPLRERHEDIPVLAQAFLDSFARKYRKPIQGLGTGTLARLFSHTWPGNVRELHSVLEAAALEVDGQWIRPIDIVLTPPVSIKLAQEAVTQSLTRKDWTLEAATRDHIATVMAFTGGNKKRAAGLLGISRSTLYRLLEQS; encoded by the coding sequence GTGGAACCGCCTTCGTCACACTCGCAAATTCTTGGGCGGAGCACGGCCATTCGCCGGCTTCTTGAACAAATCGAGCGGGCCGTTCCGCATCTGCGTGTCGGCGCCATCGAGGGGGAAGCCGGCACCGGCAAGAGCATGGTTGCCCGTAGTCTGCACGAGTGCGGCCCTGCATCGCATGGTCCCTTGCTCGCCATGCACTCGTCAGTATTTGATCCCTCCAAAATCCCGGCGAGTGGCGGGCTGGTGTGGCTGCAGCGTGTCGACGAGATGCCGGCCAACCGCCAGGCTATGCTGCTTCACTTCCTCCGCTGCCGTGAGTCTTTCACGTTGGAACCCACCCCCATCCCGCTGCAGGTCGTGGTCTCCTCCACGCGATCCTTGCGCGCGCTGGTGGCCGCCGGTTCCCTGATGCCCGATCTGGCCTATCGCCTCACCGCAGTTCGCTTCTATCTACCTCCCCTGCGGGAGCGCCACGAGGATATCCCGGTCCTGGCACAAGCCTTTCTCGACAGCTTCGCCAGAAAATATCGCAAGCCGATTCAGGGATTGGGGACGGGTACGCTGGCGCGGCTCTTCTCCCACACCTGGCCTGGCAACGTGCGCGAACTCCACAGCGTACTGGAGGCTGCCGCCCTGGAGGTCGACGGACAGTGGATCCGCCCGATCGACATTGTGCTCACGCCTCCGGTGTCCATAAAGCTTGCGCAGGAGGCAGTCACACAGTCCTTGACGCGCAAGGACTGGACGCTCGAAGCGGCCACGCGCGACCACATAGCCACCGTCATGGCCTTCACCGGCGGCAACAAGAAACGTGCCGCTGGTCTGCTCGGCATCAGCCGCTCAACTCTCTATCGCTTGCTCGAACAAAGCTGA
- a CDS encoding DUF2277 domain-containing protein, producing MCRNIKNLFNFDPPVTAEEVRDASLQFVRKISGFNKPSKANEAAFLAAVEQIAEISNRLLQSLETSAPPKNREEEAAKAKARAAERFPA from the coding sequence ATGTGCAGGAATATCAAAAACCTATTCAACTTCGATCCACCCGTTACCGCCGAAGAGGTTCGCGATGCATCGCTGCAATTTGTGAGAAAGATCAGCGGCTTCAACAAACCCTCAAAGGCGAACGAAGCAGCGTTTCTGGCTGCCGTGGAGCAGATCGCCGAAATCTCGAACCGCCTGCTGCAATCGCTCGAAACGAGCGCACCGCCAAAGAATCGGGAGGAAGAGGCCGCAAAGGCGAAGGCTCGTGCTGCGGAAAGATTCCCTGCCTGA
- a CDS encoding DUF885 family protein, which produces MTKSKILALLLVASTLIPSSLLFGQGQSVEGRRKALNAVLSDVWEDRLRTSPEFASSIGDSRYNDQLSDYSIKAYNENLARGRAYLLRLSEIDTTGLTDQEKLSSDLMVRDLVNEQDEARFKPWQMPLNQFSGLHTELPQLVDQLSFKTVKDYDDWIARLHKMPAALQQITDNMSLGMEEHRMPPKYLLEKVLVQVNTIAALKPADSPFARPIKKFPATISAREQERISQETLDAVSHDVLPAYARLSRFLEHQYIPQGRTEPGVWSLPDGDTYYAFAVRRSTTTSLTPEQIHEIGLAEVKRDEEEMLAIAKKLGFNDLKSMQAAIARNPKLHPASKEALLAAYQGHLDQMKPRLPELFGRLPKAPLIVEATPSYMEKDQAAAYYLHGTADGSRPGKVVVNTYNATSRSLADVEAIAYHEGLPGHHLQISIAQELQGLPEFRKHTYFTAYTEGWGLYAERLGKDVGFYQDPYSDYGRLETDIWRAIRLVVDTGVHSKHWTRDQMVDYFRQHSAIDETNIQAETDRYIAWPGQALGYKIGQLKLLSLRAKAHEALGPKFDIRAFHDEVLDSGALPLDLLEARVTAWIAQQKAAK; this is translated from the coding sequence ATGACAAAGTCCAAAATACTCGCTCTCCTTCTCGTCGCGTCTACGTTGATTCCCTCTTCCCTCCTCTTTGGCCAGGGCCAGAGCGTGGAAGGACGGCGCAAGGCCCTGAATGCGGTTCTGTCGGATGTCTGGGAAGATCGTCTGCGAACATCTCCCGAGTTTGCCTCTTCGATCGGGGATAGCCGCTACAACGACCAGCTCTCGGACTACTCGATCAAGGCGTATAACGAGAATCTCGCCCGCGGCCGTGCCTATCTTCTGCGCCTCAGTGAAATCGATACCACGGGGCTGACCGATCAGGAGAAGCTGAGCAGCGACCTGATGGTTCGTGACCTGGTTAACGAGCAGGATGAAGCCCGCTTCAAGCCGTGGCAGATGCCGCTGAACCAGTTCTCCGGCCTGCACACGGAACTCCCGCAGCTAGTGGACCAGCTCAGCTTCAAGACGGTGAAGGATTACGACGACTGGATCGCCCGCCTCCACAAAATGCCTGCGGCGCTGCAGCAGATCACCGACAACATGTCGCTCGGCATGGAAGAGCATCGCATGCCCCCGAAGTATCTACTGGAGAAGGTGCTGGTGCAGGTGAACACCATCGCCGCCCTCAAGCCGGCCGACAGCCCGTTCGCCCGGCCCATCAAGAAGTTCCCAGCCACCATCTCAGCCAGGGAGCAGGAGCGCATCAGCCAGGAGACGCTCGACGCGGTCAGCCACGATGTGCTGCCGGCCTATGCGCGCCTTTCCCGCTTTCTTGAGCACCAATACATCCCGCAAGGCCGGACAGAGCCAGGAGTGTGGTCCCTGCCCGACGGCGATACCTATTATGCCTTCGCCGTGCGCCGCAGCACCACAACCAGCCTGACTCCGGAGCAGATTCACGAGATCGGACTGGCCGAGGTCAAGCGCGACGAAGAGGAGATGCTGGCCATTGCCAAAAAGCTTGGTTTCAATGATCTGAAGTCGATGCAGGCCGCCATCGCCCGGAACCCCAAGCTGCACCCCGCGTCCAAAGAGGCGCTTCTGGCCGCCTACCAGGGCCACCTGGACCAGATGAAGCCCCGGCTGCCTGAGTTGTTTGGCCGTCTTCCCAAGGCTCCTCTCATTGTGGAAGCCACGCCCTCCTACATGGAGAAAGATCAGGCAGCGGCATATTATCTGCACGGCACTGCGGATGGCTCGCGTCCCGGCAAAGTTGTCGTCAATACCTACAACGCCACCTCACGCTCACTGGCCGACGTGGAGGCGATTGCCTACCATGAAGGCCTGCCCGGTCATCACCTGCAGATTTCCATAGCCCAGGAACTCCAGGGCCTGCCCGAGTTCCGCAAGCACACCTACTTCACCGCCTACACGGAGGGCTGGGGATTGTACGCAGAGCGCCTCGGCAAGGATGTGGGCTTTTATCAGGATCCTTACTCTGACTATGGCCGCCTGGAAACCGATATCTGGCGCGCCATCCGCCTCGTCGTGGACACCGGGGTTCACTCCAAGCATTGGACGCGCGATCAAATGGTGGACTACTTCCGCCAGCACTCCGCCATTGACGAAACCAATATCCAGGCAGAGACGGACCGTTACATCGCCTGGCCGGGCCAAGCCCTGGGATACAAGATTGGCCAACTGAAGCTGCTTTCTCTGCGGGCCAAGGCGCATGAGGCCCTCGGGCCGAAGTTCGATATCCGCGCATTCCATGACGAAGTACTCGACTCCGGCGCATTGCCGTTGGATCTGCTGGAAGCCCGGGTTACGGCGTGGATCGCCCAGCAAAAGGCAGCAAAGTAG
- the proC gene encoding pyrroline-5-carboxylate reductase, translated as MQESDTGNELASLKIAVLGAGKMGGILLQAFLAQNLFAPEQILATVAHPERAVALTAQWGVNVSTDNVAAARAADLILLAVKPFQVPDVMEQIRPVLTPEKTLISVVTSVKTRAIEDAAGIEIPVIRAMPNTPSMLGAGAAALCRGRFVDAGHMRLAEHVFQTVGRTVVVDEKNMDAVTGLSASGPAFIYIIIESLAEAGVKVGLPRDVATLLAAQTTYGAARMVLETGSHPALLKDQVTTPAGCTIDGILELEDGGLRVTLIKAVMRAAQRARELAND; from the coding sequence ATGCAGGAAAGCGATACAGGAAACGAGTTAGCGAGCCTCAAAATTGCAGTTTTAGGCGCGGGCAAGATGGGGGGAATTCTGCTTCAGGCATTCCTGGCGCAGAATCTTTTTGCGCCAGAGCAGATCCTCGCCACGGTTGCTCATCCAGAGCGCGCCGTAGCTCTCACCGCACAGTGGGGCGTGAATGTCTCCACGGATAATGTGGCGGCCGCCCGTGCCGCAGACCTTATCCTGCTCGCGGTTAAGCCCTTTCAGGTTCCTGACGTGATGGAGCAGATCCGCCCCGTACTCACGCCGGAAAAGACCCTCATCTCGGTCGTCACGTCGGTAAAGACCAGGGCAATTGAAGATGCTGCTGGCATAGAAATTCCGGTGATCCGCGCCATGCCCAATACCCCCTCCATGCTTGGCGCCGGTGCAGCCGCATTGTGCCGCGGGCGCTTTGTGGACGCGGGACACATGCGGCTCGCCGAGCACGTCTTCCAGACCGTTGGACGCACCGTGGTCGTGGATGAAAAGAACATGGACGCCGTTACCGGTCTCTCCGCCAGCGGGCCTGCCTTCATCTACATCATCATCGAGTCGCTGGCCGAAGCTGGGGTCAAGGTGGGCCTGCCCCGCGATGTCGCCACGCTGCTGGCCGCCCAAACCACCTATGGAGCTGCACGGATGGTACTCGAGACTGGCTCCCATCCCGCCCTGCTCAAGGACCAGGTGACAACGCCCGCCGGCTGTACCATCGATGGCATCCTCGAGTTGGAGGACGGGGGCCTCCGCGTAACCCTCATCAAGGCGGTGATGCGTGCGGCGCAGCGCGCCAGGGAACTTGCCAACGACTAG